One window of Desulfarculus baarsii DSM 2075 genomic DNA carries:
- a CDS encoding 2Fe-2S iron-sulfur cluster-binding protein — MIKFTINDQVVEAQPGWTVLETARHYGLHIPTLCYHEAVSPSGACRLCVVELRDGDWSKVVISCMYPVAEGINIYTDSPKVQNVRRWILEMLLAQCPAAKEVRDLAAQYGVTKTRFKINDPNEDCMLCGLCVRVCEEVVGAKAISTVGRGAHKQVAPPYMQPTDDCVACGSCLTICPTGAMARRFDMLRGKPKVILGAGSK; from the coding sequence TCGAGGCCCAGCCCGGTTGGACCGTGTTGGAGACCGCCCGGCACTATGGCCTGCACATACCAACCCTGTGCTACCATGAGGCGGTCAGCCCGTCGGGGGCCTGTCGGCTGTGCGTGGTGGAGCTGCGCGACGGCGATTGGTCCAAGGTGGTGATCAGCTGCATGTACCCGGTGGCCGAGGGCATCAATATCTACACCGACAGCCCCAAGGTGCAGAACGTGCGGCGCTGGATCCTGGAGATGCTCCTGGCCCAGTGCCCGGCCGCCAAGGAGGTTCGTGACCTGGCCGCCCAATATGGCGTGACCAAGACCCGCTTCAAGATCAACGACCCCAACGAGGACTGCATGCTCTGCGGGTTGTGCGTGCGGGTTTGCGAGGAGGTCGTGGGGGCCAAGGCCATCTCCACCGTGGGCCGCGGCGCGCACAAGCAGGTCGCCCCGCCCTACATGCAGCCCACCGACGACTGCGTGGCCTGCGGCTCGTGCCTGACCATCTGCCCCACCGGGGCCATGGCTCGGCGGTTCGACATGTTGCGCGGCAAGCCCAAGGTGATCTTGGGCGCCGGGTCCAAGTAG